Proteins encoded together in one Cryptococcus deuterogattii R265 chromosome 13, complete sequence window:
- a CDS encoding glutathione peroxidase encodes MSEIYSYSVEFPKSTLPLSDLKGKTLLFVNVASKCGLTPQYKDLQALHEKYGDKGLAIIGFPCNQFKAQEPGTDDEVLQFCQLNYGVTFPIAKKGDVNGENTQPIWKYLKENAEPPVSDIDWNFSKFLVKDGKITWFPARSTKVSDVEAAL; translated from the exons ATGTCCGAAATCTACTCTTACTCT GTTGAGTTTCCCAAGtccactcttccccttaGTGACCTGAAGGGCAAGACTCTCTTGTTCGTCAACGTTGCCAGCAAGTGTG GTCTGACTCCTCAGTACAAGGATCTTCAAGCTTTGCACGAGAAGTATGGGGACAAGGGCTTGGCAATCATTGGTTTCCCTTGCAACCAG TTTAAAGCTCAGGAGCCTGGGACTGACGATGAGGTTCTTCAATTCTGTCAACTCAACTATGGAGTGACTTTCCCTATTGCCAAGAAG GGCGATGTCAATGGCGAAAACACTCAGCCCATCTGGAAATATCTCAAAGAGAACGCTGAACCTCCTGTCTCTGACATCGATTGG AACTTTTCCAAATTCCTTgtcaaggatggaaagatcACCTGGTTCCCTGCTCGGAGCACTAAGGTT AGCGATGTTGAGGCTGCTCTTTAA
- a CDS encoding WD-repeat protein (genome sequence mistake) produces the protein MSPPAPVPFHTIRIHSSPLASLHFSTSPPNSLLYAGDQDGWISVLDLKVRRVVAFWKGHEGGVLGLGEWQGGLVSHGRDNVIHFYEPLKRPYIPIPTSSTPDPKSYQPSIKRSLPTNALNFCRFSLVSIPAHTMTSVDKKQKEAVMAVPSLIDSELVDIYHIPSLKRLHASINFSSKPPPQTPTNVDLPGTSRTGLVMSLHLFHPPPTSFCADGEERSLGLVIAYEDGRVELLSAHLSSLDKPYDAKMTASTSKSKGMSMNPWKLRWSGKGHNEAIMASAMDSLGRRGWSVSADHRLVRYEFDLVWQRKCEKDDDNVMKPYATKQIETLPSPSRQMTRW, from the exons atgtCCCCCCCTGCACCAGTGCCATTCCATACCATCAGAATCCACTCGTCTCCTCTCGCCTCACTCCACTTTTCCACCTCCCCACCCAACTCGCTCCTTTATGCGGGCGATCAAGATGGCTGGATCTCTGTTCTTGACTTGAAGGTGAGGCGAGTCGTAGCGTTCTGGAAGGGTCATGAAGGTGGTGTCCTGGGGCTTGGAGAGTGGCAAGGTGGTTTGGTAAG TCATGGAAGAGACAACGTGATTCACTTTTATGAGCCGCTCAAGAGACCGTACATACCCATACCTACTTCATCAACGCCGGACCCAAAATCTTACCAGCCTTCTATAAAACGGTCGCTGCCTACTAATGCGCTCAACTTTTGTCGATTCTCCCTGGTTTCCATACCTGCGCATACAATGACCAGCGTGGATaagaaacaaaaggaaGCAGTGATGGCAGTCCCCAGTCTTATAGACTCTGAGCTG GTTGACATATACCACATCCCAAGCCTCAAACGCCTTCACGCCTCGATCAACTTTTCTTCAAAACCACCACCCCAAACGCCAACAAACGTTGACTTGCCAGGTACATCACGTACAGGTCTCGTCATgtccctccacctcttccatcccccTCCTACCAGTTTCTGTGCtgatggggaggagagaagtCTAGGTCTCGTCATAGCGTACGAGGATGGCCGCGTGGAGCTTCTTTCCGCCCATCTATCTTCGCTAGATAAGCCGTACGACGCCAAGATGACTGCGTCCACGTCCAAGTCCAAGGGAATGAGCATGAACCCATGGAAATTGAGATGGAGCGGCAAGGGACATAATGAGGCGATCATGGCTTCCGCTATGGATAGTCTAGGCAGGAGGGGATGGAGTGTGAGTGCTGATCATCGGCTTGTTAGGTATGAGTTTGATCTG GTGTGGCAAAGGAAATgcgagaaagatgatgacaatgTTATGAAGCCATACGCGACAAAGCAGATTGAAACTCTTCCATCACCGTCTCGGCAGATGACAAGGTGGTAG
- a CDS encoding nucleolar protein: protein MEGIELGIQDLDRSYQIDTQAPLLDNDKDHKEEPDQPTKRKRTKEEKERRRSEKRAKKEKRRSEAAQAAQAHAQSQSQSQVEVEAEVAEEPTDYDEVEQAVEDAPVNEGSKKRKEQKQKKDKSKGKGKEKEVGEEQEEEYREAIAASAVATLAQALVSSESDKIASPVDQVQTPSRPTTAASSSATSRTVPIQYSSMKSKKGLLESSIAPPASSLMPGPPPTQLIPVTPLTAASASASSTAVINSLKHSKFSNSVPKAMRNTRKGEDTKESDAQLRLRFRDPKAQEAWLASTSIGKTELLRLEREGILSYKKGKFTEDEKLSIKKALENYQKIHRMSSFDLVELVMTKTLQATDKETVREFWKDIAASVPGRPILNVQPFVRRMLDPKAHKGRWTPEEDELLLRAYAQHPREWTKISSIVDRTEVDCRDRYLKELVNRDTRTAGRWTKEEEDKLEEVVDRVVKGLRAEQAIGEERENSGEERAELVEPSDVPWDIVSKEMGNTRSMTQCRIKYRDAIWPRKLGLGKDDHVGRTLKVLTRLRNLNYESEKHISWSQVRETLEKYSLKEIRNSYTNLKKSVTSDPHVASLMYPELIKVMYDRAIMQRGRKVRADQRDYPSKETVESGDEAY, encoded by the exons ATGGAAGGCATCGAGCTCGGCATCCAGGACCTCGACCGCAGCTATCAAATTGACACCCAAGCCCCGTTATTGGACAATGACAAAGATCATAAAGAAGAGCCCGACCAACCGACCAAGCGAAAGCGCAccaaagaggaaaaggagaggagaaggtcggagaagagagcgaagaaggagaagaggagatcgGAAGCCGCCCAGGCTGCACAGGCTCATGCCcaatctcaatctcaatctcaaGTAGAAGTTGAAGCAGAAGTGGCCGAAGAACCTACCGATTATGACGAAGTTGAGCAAGCAGTGGAGGACGCCCCTGTGAACGAGGGTAGCAAAAAGCGAAAGGAgcagaagcaaaagaaagacaaaagcaaaggcaaagggaaggagaaggaagtgggtgaagaacaagaggaagaatacAGGGAGGCTATAGCTGCATCAGCTGTAGCCACCCTCGCTCAGGCATTAGTGAGCTCGGAAAGTGACAAGATTGCCTCTCCTGTGGATCAAGTTCAAACTCCCAGTCGCCCGACTACtgccgcttcttcctcagctaCCTCACGGACAGTTCCTATCCAGTACTCCAGTATGAAATCCAAGAAAGGCCTTTTGGAATCATCAATAGCTCCGCCCGCATCGTCACTCATGCCCGGCCCTCCCCCTACTCAGCTAATACCTGTGACTCCGCTAACCGCCGCCTCGGCCAGTGCGAGCTCGACTGCTGTGATCAACTCTCTCAAGCATTCAAAGTTTTCTAACAGTGTCCCCAAGGCCATGAGGAATACGAGGAAGGGTGAGGATACGAAGGAAAGTGATGCGCAGCTTCGATTGAGGTTCAGAGACCCCAAAGCACAGGAAGCGTGGTTGGCTAGCACATCAATTGGGAAGACTGAGCTTCTGaggttggaaagggaaggtA TCCTGTCGTacaagaagggaaagtTCACTGAGGACGAGAAGCTTTCAATCAAGAAAGCTCTGGAAAATTATCAAAAGATACACCGAATGAGCTCTTTCGATCTTGTTGAGCTTGTGATGACAAAGACTCTTCAAGCCACCGATAAAGAAACTGTTCGTGAATTTTGGAAAGATATCG CCGCTTCTGTCCCCGGTCGCCCAATCCTCAACGTCCAGCCATTCGTTCGGCGAATGCTCGACCCTAAAGCTCACAAAGGCCGCTGGACtccggaagaagacgaactTCTCCTTCGCGCTTACGCACAACACCCTCGTGAATGGACTAAAATTTCCTCCATTGTTGATCGTACCGAGGTGGATTGTAGGGATCGTTATTTGAAGGAACTTGTGAATCGTGATACCCGAACAGCAGGCAGATGGacaaaagaggaagaggacaagttggaagaggtggtagACAGGGTTGTAAAGGGATTGCGTGCAGAACAGGCGattggggaagagagggagaattcgggagaagaaagagcgGAGTTGGTGGAGCCTTCAGATGTTCCTTGGGATATTGTCTCGAAAGAGATGGGCAATACACGTTCGATGACGCAGTGCCGTATAAAATATCGCGATGCTATCTGGCCGAGAAAACTGGGCTTGGGCAAAGATGATCACGTCGGAAGGACGCTGAAGGTCCTCACAAG ACTCAGGAACTTGAACTATGAGTCGGAGAAGCACATCTCTTGGTCACAAGTTCGTGAAACACTAGAGAAATATTCCCTCAAGGAAATCAGGAACTCGTATACCAATCTCAAGAAAAGTGTAACGAGCGACCCCCATGTCGCCAGTCTTATGTACCCTG AATTGATCAAGGTCATGTACGATAGAGCAATCATGCAAAGGGGGAGGAAAGTAAGGGCGGATCAGAGGGATTACCCGAGTAAGGAAACGGTGGAGTCGGGGGATGAAGCGTATTAA
- a CDS encoding cytoplasmic protein — translation MPVPTLLNQVDTLFPTLTREQIDAARTSAWYDTFADITFPAKFIDIKELGEEEEFLRWLESDSIFLPEGSEGIQPPPISTVSDSSPTPRSRSHSNASCSSFSSSVAPVYHLPKLNAAVRQAVEQYSGAVFPKLNWTSPKDAAFILPQASSGPLYCSSPADIYLLLKSSDFISHDLDNERAYSGAQDPQIEENPKIELVLKKFENLNPSREIRCFVRNNMLVGITQRDMNFYDHLQPEEVRSKISRTVREFWEDEIRGNYEGGDDYVFDLYLSPNFDSAIIIDFQPYRKSTDSLLFTYEELLSILQDALSTSDSESRPRLPIFKIIDSQAHPAVTRNAPTYQSNMMPLEMIEFSEGRNMAEFKEAWDEAVRMGMTE, via the exons ATGCCGGTTCCCACTCTGTTAAACCAAGTTGATACGCTCTTTCCTACCCTTACTCGCGAACAAATTGACGCTGCTCGTACTTCTGCGTGGTATGACACATTTGCAGACATCACTTTCCCGGCTAAGTTTATTGACATCAAGGAACTgggcgaagaggaagagttcTTGAGA TGGCTAGAATCTGATTCAATTTTTTTGCCAGAAGGCAGCGAAGG CATTCAACCACCTCCTATATCTACTGTCTCCGACTCTTCACCTACACCTCGATCTCGCTCTCATTCCAATGCTAGTTGCAGCAgcttctcgtcttctgtTGCGCCCGTGTATCACCTCCCCAAACTCAATGCTGCTGTAAGGCAGGCTGTTGAGCAGTATAGTGGTGCTGTATTCCCAAAGCTCAACTGGACCAGTCCAAAG GACGCCgctttcatcctcccccAAGCGTCCTCAGGGCCGTTATACTGCTCTTCCCCTGCGGACATATACCTACTCCTCAAATCTAGCGATTTCATCTCTCATGATCTTGATAACGAAAGGGCATATTCTGGGGCTCAAGATCCACAAATTGAGGAGAATCCAAAGATTGAATTGGTCTTAAAGAAGTTTGAGAACCTCAATCCATCCAGGGAAATAAGATGTTTTGTACGGAACAACATGCTGGTTG GTATAACGCAGCGTGACATGAACTTTTATGATCACCTACAACCAGAAGAAGTACGCAGTAAGATCTCTCGCACAGTGCGAGAATTCTGGGAGGACGAAATCCGGGGCAACTacgaaggaggagatgatt ATGTCTTTGATCTCTACTTATCTCCAAACTTCGATTCggccatcatcatcgacttTCAACCATACCGCAAGTCTACTGACTCTCTCCTGTTCACATACGAAGAGCTCCTTTCTATTCTTCAGGATGCTTTATCCACATCCGACTCTGAGTCTCGTCCCCGACTGCCAATCTTCAAAATTATTGACTCTCAAGCCCACCCTGCGGTCACGAGGAATGCCCCAACTTATCAGAGCAATATGATGCCTCTAGAGATGATTGAATTTAGTGAAGGTAGAAACATGGCGGAATTCAAGGAGGCATGGGATGAGGCTGTGAGAATGGGTATGACCGAATAG
- a CDS encoding RNA binding protein, translating to MAELQSPPPATAPEQTQSPLAQQTPAKNGDGEVKTEEGAKQAEEEEDPNRIPDNACETLYLQNLNEKVRIPVMKETLFNLFKPYRPLQPIIAHHNIRMRGQAFISFPDIESANEARKDVNEFPLYGKSVQIKFAKGLSDSIVKRKGDEKEFEEHTRRRLEEKKLKRKSNPLRQKAQEKLRADTTAGTTGPAAKKQRLQMPDEYLPPNSVLFVQNLPDGTTSEDLREVFEVHPGLIEIRTIPAKKDIAFVEFADEGAATIAKDALHNFKIDGETKMKVTYARK from the exons ATGGCTGAGCTACAATCTCCCCCTCCAGCGACCGCCCCAGAACAAACACAATCGCCTCTTGCACAGCAAACACCAGCAaaaaatggagatggagaagtgAAGACGGAGGAAGGGGCTAAgcaagcagaagaagaggaagaccCCAACAGAATTCCTGACAATGCTTGTGAAACGCTTTATCTTCAGAATTTGAACGAGAAGGTTCGGATACCAG TGATGAAGGAAACTCTGTTTAACCTTTTCAAGCCTTATCGTCCTTTACAACCGATCATTGCCCACCATAACATCCGTATGCGAGGACAAGCATTTATTTCTTTCCCGGATATCGAAAGTGCGAATGAGGCGAGGAAGGATGTCAATGAGTTCCCATTGTACGGAAAGTCTGTC CAAATAAAATTTGCTAAGGGTTTGTCAGATAGCATTGTGAAGCGCaagggagatgaaaaagagtttgaggagcacaccaggagaagattagaagagaaga AGCTTAAACGAAAGAGCAACCCTCTCCGCCAGAAAGCTCAAGAGAAACTCCGCGCCGACACCACCGCGGGCACCACCGGTCCAGCTGCCAAGAAACAACGTCTCCAAATGCCCGACGAGTATCTCCCTCCCAACTCCGTCTTATTCGTCCAAAACCTTCCCGATGGTACTACGTCTGAAGATCTGCGAGAAGTATTCGAGGTTCATCCGGGTTTGATTGAGATCAGGACCATTCCTGCGAAGAAGGATATTGCATTTGTGGAGTTTGCGGATGAAGGGGCGGCTACAATTGCAAAGGATGCTTTGCACAACTTTAAGATTGATGGtgagacgaagatgaag GTCACATACGCGAGGAAGTAG
- a CDS encoding glutamate-cysteine ligase catalytic subunit, with product MGLLALGTPLTWEQTKPLADHIRDHGITQFLNTWDRWKDKAGKGLLWGDEIEYMVASFDDEQKMARLSLRQTEILKKLKSVTLDPALEKFKPSECASIPTFHPEYGRYMLESTPGSPFSGTPSSLVSVEADMRFRRQIIRSHLNEHELPITLTSWPRLGVKDSAFTDPETKPDTEKSSSRSEYVGELLTNPHARFPTLTANIRQRRGSKVDIRLPLFIDENTLIPDGCPRPPLSNISPPGPTKPLPGFPYIHMDAMAFGMGCCCLQITFQAWNVDEARKVYDALVPVAPIMLAMTAASPAFRGQLADVDARWNVIAASVDDRTEEERGLKPLKENTYRVPKSRYDSVDLYIANDERNKPEYHDIDVPVNQKVRQRLLEHGIDDKLASHIGHLFIRDPLVQFSETIDQNDEESMDHFENIQSTNWQTIRFKPPPVDSPIGWRVEFRSMEVQMTDFENAAFSIFIVLLTRAILSFNLNFYMPISKVDENMQRSQQRNAAAANKFFFRRNVFPLDHPYSRFDYHSRPVSPPTPGSPIITSQNSSSLLPNGNSTSNGHAHQPNHGRESSAASSCNTPINYEVGDEFDEMTLDEVINGNGDTFPGLMGVVNAYLNSLNVDVCTKCNLRKYLDLIKYRAKGDLVTPATWIRRFIASHPTYKKDSIVNDEINYDLVKAVDEIERGVRLAPELLGKDYVGSGPTGCL from the exons ATGGGTCTTCTCGCACTTGGAACGCCGCTCACATGGGAGCAGACGAAGCCTCTCGCGGATCATATTCGTGACCACGGTATCACGCAGTTCTTAAACACTTGGGATCGGTGGAAGGACAAGGCTGGCAAAGGGCTTTTATGGGGTGATGAA ATCGAGTACATGGTGGCATCTTTCGATGATGAACAGAAGATGGCAAGGTTGAGCTTGCGTCAAACAGAAATCCTCAAGAAACTGAAAAGTGTGACTCTTGACCCTGCTCTTGAAAAATTCAAGCCTTCCGAGTG CGCGTCTATCCCCACATTCCATCCCGAATACGGACGATACATGCTCGAATCCACCCCAGGCAGCCCCTTTTCTGGCACACCCTCATCACTCGTCTCGGTCGAAGCAGACATGCGATTCCGTCGCCAAATCATCCGATCCCATCTGAACGAACACGAACTTCCCATCACTCTCACTTCTTGGCCAAGGTTGGGTGTGAAGGATAGCGCGTTCACCGACCCGGAGACTAAGCCGGACACGGAAAAGAGCAGTAGTCGCAGCGAGTATGTGGGGGAGCTTTTGACAAACCCTCATGCGAGATTCCC CACTCTTACGGCTAACATCCGACAGCGAAGAGGGAGCAAGGTGGATATTCGACTCCCGCTGTTCATTGATGAGAATACTCTCATCCCCGACGGGTGCCCAAGACCCCCACTTTCTAATATAAGCCCTC CTGGCCCGACCAAACCCCTTCCTGGCTTCCCTTACATCCACATGGACGCGATGGCCTTCGGTATGGGATGTTGTTGCTTGCAAATCACATTCCAAGCATGGAATGTCGACGAAGCTCGAAAGGTCTATGACGCATTAGTCCCTGTGGCTCCTATTATG CTTGCTATGACAGCTGCAAGCCCAGCGTTTAGGGGACAGTTGGCGGATGTAGATGCGAGATGGAATGTGATTGCAGCGAGTGTGGATGACCGaactgaggaagagaggggtCTCAAG CCACTCAAAGAAAATACTTACCGCGTACCAAAATCGCGATACGACTCCGTTGACCTCTACATTGCCAACGATGAGCGTAACAAGCCCGAGTATCATGACATTGATGTGCCAGTCAATCAGAAAGTCCGACAAAGGCTTTTGGAACACG GCATCGATGATAAGCTTGCCAGTCATATCGGCCATCTCTTTATCCGCGACCCCCTTGTGCAATTCTCTGAGACCATCGACCAGAACGATGAAGAGTCAATGGACCACTTTGAAAATATCCAATCCACCAACTGGCAAACGATAAGGTTTAAGCCTCCACCTGTTGACTCACCTATCGGCTGGCGAGTCGAATTTAGGAGCATGGAGGTACAAATGACAGACTTTGAGAATGCGGCGTTTTCTATCTTTATCGTGCTCCTCACAAGAGCCATCCTCAGCTTCAACCTCAATTTCTACATGCCCATTTCAAAG GTGGATGAAAACATGCAACGTTCTCAGCAACGTAAtgcagctgctgccaataaattcttcttccgacGCAATGTTTTCCCTCTGGACCATCCTTACTCCCGATTCGACTATCACTCCCGCCCTGTCTCCCCACCTACCCCCGGATCGCCTATCATAACCTCTCAAAATTCCAgttccctccttcctaATGGTAACAGTACCAGCAACGGCCACGCCCATCAACCAAACCACGGGCGCGAATCTTCCGCTGCGTCGTCGTGCAATACACCAATTAACTATGAAGTTGGGGATGAGTTTGATGAGATGACGTTGGACGAGGTTATtaatggaaatggagacACCTTCCCTGGGTTGATGGGAGTAGTAAATGCGTATTTGAACTCGCTCAATGTGGATGTGTGCACAAAATGTAACTTGCGAAAGTATCTTGATCTAATCAAGTATCGAGCGAAGG GCGATCTCGTCACCCCTGCCACCTGGATCAGACGATTCATCGCGTCACATCCCACATACAAGAAAGACTCCATTGTTAACGATGAGATCAACTATGACCTTGTCAAGGCTGTGGACGAGAT TGAACGCGGTGTTCGACTTGCTCCAGAATTATTGGGCAAAGATTATGTTGGGTCCGGTCCCACTGGTTGTCTTTAA
- a CDS encoding AGC/AKT protein kinase, with protein sequence MLKGVKQLWPSSSSNSNNNNPSSAQSPSHSPSHSFSAFGGPPDQATPRASAHPQTDPFDAPQAGNNPAGLTKSAANLSLDPKRTSSPAGSQQGLRTPVSHGFASLPLATPGAGQPTTGVTVGDSVGASGGIGFGLHEPPKMRKAMTHDAQSTAESAEASTENSQANLSHSSRTTGPKGTLRVKVISARGLAVSHSPGADPQPYVVIQFEKNEYVSRPPHPVTHASSVPFTTSTPQPIGTPNNLTRSSSGLGVGAISRAFADAVGRSKKKEDGSGSMTPKAEEPAGGSWLGKPGPGDPVWKEEVSFDVTSSKPTLHLSVYDRNRDGEGFLGMLDIKPVLQDGYVLDNWYKLDTRGDETVTGEVWIQMTYTVIRKRISLKPSDFEFLKLIGRGTFGRVFQVRKKDTRRIYAMKVLSKKEIVAKKEVAHTIGERKILQCSLECPFLVGLKFSFQTDTELYFVTDYKCGGELFWHLQKEGRFSEDRARFYIAELVLALEHLHKYNIVYRDLKPENILLDATGHVALCDFGLSKPDLADDKLTNTFCGTTEYLAPEVLLDEKGYGKHVDFWSLGVLLFEMCCGWSPFYAEQTQEMYRLICYGKIRFPKNVIGDDGKQFVKGLLNRNPQNRLGSHRGVVELKEHPFFKNIDWDLLYKKQITPPFKPIVDSDESVANFDPEFTNSSLLDAGIVPWDDVNANIDPGSASQAGKHSYLGPGAGLNGSVPGGGVAINKAQRPGLPGANGSPLTSSVQENFRGFTYTGESLMPQSMLADHSMDSDSDNENAVDDDEDDDEDEEEYEEDDDEEGAAGSSRRECDVDMD encoded by the exons ATGCTCAAGGGTGTCAAG CAACTCTGGCCCTCGtccagcagcaacagtaATAACAACAACCCTTCTAGCGCCCAGTCACCAAGCCATTCTCCCTcccactccttctctgcaTTTGGCGGTCCCCCTGACCAAGCCACACCCCGCGCTTCGGCTCATCCCCAAACCGACCCTTTTGATGCCCCACAAGCCGGTAACAATCCTGCAGGCTTAACCAAAAGCGCCGCCAATCTTTCTCTCGATCCTAAGCGCACGTCCTCTCCAGCTGGAAGTCAACAGGGTCTGCGTACACCTGTCAGCCATGGCTTTGCGTCCTTGCCACTCGCAACTCCTGGAGCCGGTCAGCCAACCACGGGTGTAACCGTGGGTGACAGTGTCGGTGCCAGCGGAGGTATTGGTTTCGGCTTGCACGAACCGccaaagatgagaaaggcGATGACTCATGACGCTCAAAGTACTGCTGAATCTGCTGAAGCCTCTACGGAGAACTCACAGGCAAATTTGTCACATAGTTCTAGGACAACTGGTCCCAAAGGAACTCTCCGAGTCAAGGTCATCTCTGCCCGCGGCCTGGCCGTGTCTCATTCACCCGGGGCCGACCCGCAACCCTACGTCGTCATTCAGTTTGAAAAGAACGAATACGtctctcgtcctcctcaccCCGTCACTCATGCCTCTTCTGTCCCGTTCACTACTTCTACCCCTCAGCCGATAGGCACACCCAATAACTTGACCAGGAGCTCGAGTGGGCTTGGCGTTGGTGCGATTTCGAGGGCGTTTGCGGATGCTGTGGGACGGAgtaaaaagaaggaagatggaagcggTTCGATGACGCCAAAGGCGGAAGAGCCTGCTGGTGGCAGCTGGTTGGGTAAGCCTGGTCCTGGGGATCCTgtttggaaggaagaggtttcTTT CGATGTCACTTCGAGCAAGCCAACGTTGCATCTTTCTGTGTATGATCGAAACCGGGACGGCGAGGGATTTTTGGGGATGCTCGACATCAAGCCAGTGCTACAAGATGGCTACGTGCTTGATAATTGGTACAAGTTGGACACCAGGGGTGACGAGACTGTCACTGGTGAGGTCTGGATTCAAATGACCTACACCGTCATCAGG AAACGCATTTCTCTCAAACCTTCCGACTTTGAATTCCTTAAACTCATTGGTCGAGGGACTTTTGGCCGAGTCTTCCAAGTTCGCAAGAAGGATACTCGTCGAATCTACGCCATGAAGGTTCTctccaagaaggaaatcgttgcgaagaaggaagtcgCGCACACCATTGGCGAACGCAAGATCCTCCAGTGCTCTTTGGAATGTCCATTCCTTGTTGGATTGAAATTCTCGTTCCAAACTGATACCGAGCTGTACTTTGTCACCGACTACAAGTGCGGTGGTGAGCTATTCTGGCATTTGCAAAAGGAAGGTCGTTTCAGCGAAGATCGGGCAAGGTTCTATATTGCCGAGTTGGTCCTTGCTTTGGAACATCTTCACAAGTACAACATTGTATACCGAGACTTGAAGCCGGAGAACATTCTTTTGGATGCGACAGGCCATGTGGCGCTTTGTGACTTTGGATTATCCAAGCCTGATTTGGCGGATGACAAGCTAACTAACACCTTTTGTGGTACTACCGA ATATCTTGCTCCTGAGGTTTTGCTAGATGAGAAAGGCTACGGCAAGCACGTGGACTTCTGGTCGCTTGGTGTATTGTTATTTGAGATGTGCTGTGGATGGAGTCCGTTTTACGCCGAGCAGACTCAAGAGATGTACCGATTAATCT GTTACGGCAAAATTAGGTTCCCCAAGAATGTCATTGGGGACGACGGCAAGCAGTTCGTTAAAGGGTTGCTTAACCGAAACCCCCAAAACCGTCTTGGATCCCATCGTGGTGTCGTCGAGCTCAAGGAACATCCGTTCTTCAAGAACATTGACTGGGACTTGCTTTACAAGAAACAGATCACTCCTCCGTTCAAACCTATCGTCGACTCTGACGAATCTGTCGCCAACTTTGACCCCGAGTTCACCAACTCTTCATTGCTCGATGCGGGTATTGTGCCTTGGGACGACGTGAATGCCAATATTGATCCTGGTAGTGCGAGCCAGGCTGGAAAGCACTCGTACCTCGGTCCGGGAGCAGGTCTTAATGGAAGTGTGCCGGGTGGTGGTGTTGCGATTAACAAGGCGCAGAGACCTGGGTTGCCCGGGGCAAATGGAAGCCCCTTGACGAGCAGTGTGCAAGAAAACTTCCGAGGATTCACTTATACCGGAGAATCTCTCATG CCCCAATCAATGCTTGCGGACCACTCAATGGATAGCGATTCCGACAATGAAAATGCGGTggacgacgatgaggacgacgatgaagacgaggaagagtatgaagaagatgatgatgaggagggtgCTGCCGGATCATCACGAAGGGAGTGCGACGTCGATATGGACTGA
- a CDS encoding deacetylase produces MSLDRPYGGVPSSFALPYRIPFAIRLLPFLPLSKEYKCQPSTTSLLFFLQPSSDKEKSYPIKMKFITTFFTVLAILSSASASPTVKKRATVETIDNCSQQGTVALTFDDGPYNYEAQVASALDGGKGTFFLNGANYACIYDKADSIKALYDAGHTLGSHTWSHADLTQLDESGINDELSKVEDAFVKILGVKPLYFRPPYGNINDNVLNVLSQRGYKKVFMWSDDTGDANGESVSYSEGVLDKVIQNYPNPHLVLEHSPIETTSSQVLPYAVPKLKNAGYQLVTVGECLGTNESPYEFVGCPGERDSSWQC; encoded by the exons ATGAGTCTTGATAGGCCATACGGCGGTGTTCCCTCATCCTTCGCGCTTCCATACCGAATCCCCTTTGCTATCCGCCTACTCCCTTTCCTACCTCTCTCCAAAGAATATAAATGCCAACCATCCACAACTTCCttgctcttttttcttcaacCATCGAGCGATAAAGAAAAATCATACCCTATCAAAATGAAGTTCATCACTACCTTCTTTACCGTCCTTGCAATCCTCTCAAGtgcctctgcttctcctaCCGTGAAAAAACGTGCGACTGTTGAA ACCATCGACAACTGTAGTCAGCAGGGCACCGTGGCTCTGACTTTTGATG ATGGGCCATACAACTATGAAGCCCAAGTTGCCTCTGCCCTCGACGGTGGTAAGGGtactttcttcctcaac GGTGCGAACTATGCCTGCATCTACGACAAAGCCGATTCAATCAAGGCTTTGTATGATGCCGGTCACACTCTTGGTTCCCACACTTGGTCTCACGCCGACCTCACCCAGTTGGATGAGTCCGGGATCAACGACG AACTATCTAAGGTCGAAGATGCCTTTGTCAAGATCCTTGGTGTCAAGCCCCTCTATTTTAGACCTCCTTACGGTAACATCAACGACAACGTCTTGAATGTCCTCAGTCAAAGGGGCTACAAGA AGGTATTCATGTGGTCCGATGACACTGGAGATGCAAATGGAGAGTCGGTTAGTTATTCCGAGGGGGTATTGGACAAGGTTATCC AGAATTATCCTAACCCtcaccttgtccttgaaCACTCTCCCATCGAGACGACCTCCTCCCAAGTTCTTCCTTACGCCGTAcccaagctcaagaacGCTGGCTACCAACTGGTTACTGTCGGTGAATGCCTCGGCACTAATGAATCTCCTTACGAGTTTGTCGGTTGCCCTGGAGAGAGGGATAGCTCTTGGCAGTGCTAA